One part of the Betaproteobacteria bacterium genome encodes these proteins:
- a CDS encoding glycosyltransferase, which translates to MANKILPVSTNPPLVSVLVPSYNGAAFLREALDSIVAQTYPSMEIILLDDASSDDTPAIAAEYEGKITYVRQPNNLGIYDNVNVGIARARGSLIATYHADDIYLPTIVETQVSYLQAHPQVAAVFCSDIFVDAEGREYGRLSIPEEVRGEQPLDYPVVLNTLLKYKNGFLVCPTAMVRASVHEDVGTYRQARYRNTADLEMWLRIARCYSIAVLESHLMKYRHFHGNSSQRYHRLRTAPENYFVILDEYLASGDNTLATPTALLNYEAHRSEDRLMAAISHYIKNELPAGRGALREVQITMIARAHSVQRWRLLVLVAGMWGLLRLPRMEWCAQVMLKRWHVKGPPKRTR; encoded by the coding sequence ATGGCGAACAAGATTCTCCCTGTCTCCACCAACCCGCCGCTTGTATCCGTCCTCGTCCCGAGCTACAACGGTGCCGCGTTTCTGCGCGAAGCACTCGACTCGATCGTCGCCCAGACTTACCCCAGCATGGAGATCATTCTGCTCGACGATGCGTCGAGCGATGACACGCCCGCGATCGCCGCGGAGTACGAAGGCAAGATCACCTACGTACGCCAACCGAACAATCTCGGCATTTACGACAACGTCAACGTCGGCATTGCGCGTGCCCGCGGCTCGCTCATCGCGACGTACCACGCGGACGACATCTATCTGCCGACGATCGTCGAGACGCAGGTCTCGTACCTGCAGGCGCATCCGCAGGTGGCGGCCGTGTTCTGCTCGGACATCTTCGTGGACGCAGAGGGCCGGGAATACGGCCGCCTATCGATCCCGGAGGAGGTGCGCGGCGAGCAGCCGCTCGATTACCCGGTCGTTCTGAATACCCTGCTCAAGTACAAGAATGGATTCCTGGTCTGTCCAACTGCAATGGTACGCGCCTCGGTTCATGAGGACGTCGGAACGTATCGTCAAGCTCGCTATCGCAATACGGCGGATCTCGAGATGTGGCTGCGCATCGCGCGGTGCTATTCGATCGCGGTGCTCGAATCCCACCTGATGAAATACCGGCACTTCCACGGCAACTCGTCGCAGCGTTATCATCGCCTTCGTACCGCGCCCGAAAACTACTTTGTCATTCTCGACGAGTACCTCGCGTCGGGGGACAACACCCTCGCCACACCCACGGCCCTCCTGAACTACGAGGCGCATCGATCGGAGGACCGGCTGATGGCGGCGATCAGCCACTACATCAAGAACGAACTACCTGCCGGGCGCGGTGCATTGCGCGAGGTGCAGATCACAATGATAGCTCGGGCGCATAGCGTTCAGCGCTGGCGGCTTCTGGTGTTGGTTGCCGGCATGTGGGGACTGTTACGACTCCCCCGCATGGAGTGGTGCGCCCAAGTGATGTTAAAGCGGTGGCATGTGAAGGGCCCTCCAAAGCGTACGAGATGA
- the asnB gene encoding asparagine synthase (glutamine-hydrolyzing) — protein sequence MCGIVGVLSSAVVERATVERMRDRLAHRGPDHAGLWQSVDGRICLGHRRLSIIDLDVRSNQPMCSHDGRFVVTFNGEIYNFRAVRKALEGEGARFRTESDTEVLLEAFRHWGADLLDHLSGMFAFALWDTKTRRLFCARDRAGEKPLYYALVNETFVFASEIKGLLDWPGLDRRIDYEAMIDFLTFGFVADPKSIWQGVRKLAPAHAMVVELREDGRTIVNEPRRYWSLPFVSRSGDATAEEIRATLLRAANEMAIADVPLGTFLSGGVDSSTVTAALSLSGHAVRSFTIGFDDAAYDERRWARQVADRYRTSHVERTVEPSDVGSVLDHLGWHYDEPFNDYSSVPTYYLCREARRSITVALSGDGADEIFAGYRKYQRLVRRSELAGIFPVGVARALSAVAQHTLSEGSHWRRTLAQYGLAAPQMLADMLCTGFPLPLLRQVARGPLAEALCHYDPYRLVEQLLVAAPPDEVGLVNSMRHLDFALTLPGDILVKVDRASMAVSLEVRPLFLHRDVMELAAGIPATALASHDAAKLALKEAVRPWLPDALIDRPKQGFAMPLPGWLGHDSVIATTVRGASSSGPLAELLDMGRISQLLAAHAQGAGNFTAIVYSAFILDQWFTKWMRV from the coding sequence ATGTGTGGCATCGTTGGCGTCCTCTCCAGCGCGGTGGTCGAGCGAGCTACTGTCGAACGGATGCGTGACAGGTTGGCGCATCGCGGGCCGGATCACGCCGGCTTGTGGCAATCGGTCGACGGCCGCATATGCCTGGGACACCGGCGTCTTTCAATTATCGACCTCGACGTCCGCTCCAATCAGCCGATGTGCTCCCACGATGGAAGGTTTGTCGTGACATTCAACGGAGAGATCTACAACTTCCGCGCGGTCCGCAAGGCATTGGAAGGCGAAGGAGCCCGGTTTCGAACCGAATCGGATACCGAAGTGCTGCTCGAGGCATTCCGGCACTGGGGAGCGGACTTGCTCGATCACCTTTCGGGCATGTTCGCCTTCGCATTGTGGGACACAAAAACGCGCCGGCTCTTCTGCGCGCGTGATCGGGCGGGCGAAAAGCCGCTTTATTACGCGCTCGTCAATGAGACCTTCGTCTTCGCATCCGAGATCAAAGGGCTGCTCGACTGGCCGGGCCTCGATCGGCGCATCGACTACGAAGCGATGATCGACTTCCTCACCTTCGGCTTCGTCGCCGATCCGAAGAGCATTTGGCAAGGCGTGCGGAAACTGGCGCCGGCTCATGCGATGGTGGTCGAGTTGCGTGAGGATGGGCGCACGATCGTCAACGAGCCTCGGCGGTACTGGTCGCTGCCTTTCGTGAGTCGGTCCGGCGACGCGACGGCGGAGGAGATCCGGGCGACGCTCCTGCGTGCAGCGAACGAGATGGCAATCGCGGACGTTCCGCTTGGTACCTTCCTCAGCGGAGGCGTCGACTCCTCTACAGTCACGGCTGCCTTGAGCCTGTCGGGGCACGCCGTCCGGAGCTTCACCATCGGTTTCGATGACGCGGCATACGACGAGCGCCGATGGGCGCGCCAGGTCGCCGATCGCTACCGGACATCACACGTGGAGCGAACGGTGGAGCCCTCGGATGTGGGCTCGGTACTCGACCATCTCGGTTGGCACTACGACGAGCCATTCAACGATTATTCCAGCGTCCCAACCTACTATCTTTGCCGGGAGGCTCGCCGATCGATCACGGTCGCGCTGTCGGGTGATGGAGCCGATGAAATCTTTGCCGGCTACCGCAAGTACCAGAGGCTGGTCAGGCGATCGGAGCTCGCAGGCATCTTCCCGGTCGGCGTGGCGCGTGCTCTCTCAGCGGTTGCGCAACACACGCTCAGCGAAGGAAGCCACTGGCGGAGAACGCTTGCGCAGTACGGCCTGGCGGCGCCTCAGATGCTTGCCGACATGCTGTGCACCGGTTTTCCCCTCCCCCTCCTGCGCCAGGTGGCGCGAGGGCCGCTCGCCGAGGCCTTGTGCCATTACGATCCGTATCGGCTGGTCGAACAGCTTCTGGTCGCCGCACCACCCGACGAGGTCGGTCTGGTGAATTCGATGCGCCACCTCGATTTCGCGCTAACGCTCCCCGGGGACATCCTGGTCAAGGTCGATCGCGCGAGCATGGCCGTGTCGCTCGAAGTGCGGCCGCTCTTTCTTCACCGGGACGTGATGGAACTCGCGGCCGGAATCCCGGCAACGGCGCTGGCAAGTCATGACGCCGCGAAACTCGCGCTCAAGGAGGCGGTGCGACCGTGGTTGCCCGACGCACTGATCGACCGACCCAAGCAAGGATTCGCCATGCCACTGCCGGGGTGGCTCGGCCATGATTCCGTGATCGCCACCACGGTGCGTGGCGCCAGCTCCTCCGGTCCCCTGGCCGAGCTGCTCGACATGGGGCGCATTTCGCAGCTTTTGGCCGCCCACGCCCAGGGCGCGGGAAACTTCACGGCCATTGTGTACTCCGCGTTCATCCTCGACCAATGGTTCACGAAATGGATGCGGGTCTAG
- a CDS encoding SGNH/GDSL hydrolase family protein yields the protein MTLNPMSSKSIGRRTVEIGLYSLGLLLFLEVVFRGLFSIDPIFRKLSGYDDSSSRIHWINQHTDQQQFVYKFDAYHPSRGWTLKPGIKDMVVFKNKILNSNSMGFRGKAEYSYARQSGKRRILVFGDSYSFGDEVSDGETYSHYLESIMPDTEVLNLGIHGYGHDQMLLYLQEEGIKYRPDIVILGYVWFDMNRNLFEFNNYSKPKFEILDHELHLVNVSVPSPEWFITHEFYRLKILDLGVILREKIRWTLGLNDERAKTLTTSILREFVRTTRQINATPVFVYLPVLAELIKSDEAMTPNEQYLYKNCEEQKIACLFLRRSFVEEAKKGTTFNTRSHWLANEHSIAAKSIKEFLQTE from the coding sequence GTGACCCTCAACCCAATGTCAAGTAAATCTATCGGACGGCGAACCGTAGAGATCGGACTCTACAGTCTTGGTCTTTTGTTGTTCCTAGAGGTTGTCTTTCGTGGCTTGTTTTCAATTGACCCCATTTTTCGTAAGTTAAGTGGGTATGACGATTCCTCCTCAAGGATTCACTGGATAAATCAACACACCGATCAGCAGCAGTTTGTCTACAAGTTCGATGCCTATCATCCGTCGAGAGGCTGGACGCTAAAGCCTGGTATCAAGGACATGGTGGTCTTCAAGAATAAGATCTTGAACTCCAACTCCATGGGCTTTAGGGGAAAAGCTGAGTATTCTTATGCTCGGCAATCGGGTAAACGTCGGATTCTTGTTTTTGGCGACTCCTATAGTTTCGGGGATGAAGTATCAGATGGCGAAACCTATTCACACTATCTGGAAAGCATCATGCCCGATACGGAGGTGCTTAATTTAGGTATTCACGGTTATGGACACGATCAAATGTTGCTCTACTTACAAGAAGAAGGGATCAAATATCGTCCAGACATCGTGATCTTGGGATATGTGTGGTTCGATATGAACCGCAATCTTTTTGAATTCAACAATTACTCTAAGCCGAAATTTGAAATACTGGATCACGAATTGCACCTCGTCAATGTTTCTGTTCCTTCTCCGGAGTGGTTCATAACGCACGAGTTCTACCGATTGAAAATTCTCGATCTCGGTGTGATCTTACGAGAGAAGATTCGGTGGACGCTCGGGTTGAATGACGAGAGAGCCAAAACGCTCACGACGTCTATTCTCAGAGAATTCGTAAGAACCACCCGGCAGATCAACGCGACGCCGGTCTTCGTGTATCTACCGGTGTTGGCAGAACTCATCAAATCCGATGAGGCGATGACCCCGAACGAACAATACCTGTATAAGAATTGTGAAGAACAGAAAATTGCGTGTCTGTTTCTTCGTCGTTCTTTCGTGGAAGAGGCGAAAAAGGGGACTACATTCAACACTCGAAGTCACTGGCTGGCAAACGAGCATTCGATCGCGGCAAAAAGCATCAAGGAATTTCTACAAACAGAATAG
- a CDS encoding glycosyltransferase: MAPGPRLQVLVLARNYPNNVMPTLGLWTQRLVLASSRLVDPTVIAPVPYAPPLLPIEAFTRFRRVAARRRDAGYDVFHPRVPFPPGHALHRFEAALIWPTVRRLADRLHEERRFDLIHAHFIYPDGVLAARLGRRYGLPVVTTEGAPWRPWFDDYPAVRAQVLRALASVRLVLPVSTSLERNIVDAMGGHVTTRVVHNVVDEATFTPSETEGSWDPDQLLFVGVIRRVKGLDILVRAFATLARRRPTLRLLVIGAAFYRGYQRDEDEVRRLVGELGLAGRIRFAGQSSPAEVAAAMQRSALLVVPSRRETFSAVTAEAIASGTPVVATRCGGPEDIITPENGRLVPSEDPEALARAIDEMLGLRAQFDRRALHADMVARFGMQVTAARLAKVYGDVLGRTLAS; the protein is encoded by the coding sequence ATGGCACCAGGGCCTCGGCTGCAAGTCCTCGTCCTCGCGCGCAATTACCCAAACAACGTCATGCCGACGCTGGGTCTGTGGACCCAGCGTCTCGTGCTGGCTTCAAGCCGCTTGGTCGACCCCACGGTGATTGCGCCGGTCCCGTATGCGCCGCCGCTCCTGCCTATCGAGGCGTTCACCCGCTTTCGCCGCGTGGCGGCGCGGCGCCGGGATGCCGGCTACGACGTCTTCCATCCTCGTGTGCCGTTCCCGCCAGGACACGCTCTGCATCGCTTTGAGGCCGCGCTCATATGGCCCACGGTCCGCCGGCTCGCCGACCGGCTGCACGAGGAGCGCCGGTTCGACCTCATCCACGCGCATTTCATTTACCCCGACGGCGTCCTGGCGGCTCGGCTCGGCCGGCGCTACGGCCTTCCCGTGGTTACCACGGAGGGAGCCCCCTGGCGACCGTGGTTCGACGACTACCCCGCCGTCCGCGCGCAGGTATTGCGGGCCCTGGCGTCCGTCCGGTTGGTCCTTCCGGTCAGCACTTCGCTCGAGCGGAACATCGTTGACGCGATGGGCGGTCACGTGACCACGCGTGTCGTGCACAACGTTGTCGACGAAGCGACTTTCACGCCGTCGGAGACGGAAGGCTCCTGGGACCCCGACCAGCTTCTCTTTGTCGGTGTGATCCGACGCGTGAAAGGGCTCGACATCCTGGTCCGCGCCTTCGCCACGCTGGCGCGTCGGCGCCCCACACTCCGCCTGCTCGTGATAGGTGCCGCCTTCTACAGGGGCTATCAGCGCGATGAGGACGAAGTGCGCCGACTCGTCGGCGAATTGGGGCTCGCGGGCCGCATTCGCTTCGCCGGACAGTCGAGCCCGGCGGAGGTCGCCGCCGCGATGCAACGCAGCGCGCTGCTCGTGGTGCCGAGCAGGCGCGAGACCTTCTCGGCGGTGACTGCCGAGGCCATCGCGTCCGGCACACCCGTGGTGGCAACGCGCTGCGGAGGGCCGGAAGATATAATCACACCGGAGAATGGCCGGCTGGTGCCATCCGAGGATCCGGAGGCGTTGGCGCGCGCGATTGACGAGATGCTGGGGCTGCGCGCGCAATTTGACCGGCGTGCGCTTCACGCCGACATGGTGGCGCGCTTCGGCATGCAGGTCACGGCCGCCCGGCTCGCGAAAGTTTACGGCGACGTGCTGGGCAGGACTCTAGCGTCGTGA
- a CDS encoding NAD(P)-dependent oxidoreductase: MLFFASWGLDGSGILILVTGGTGFVGRHLAGQFVADNRRVRVLSRTPSRHQNHGRQFTMIVDHDRDDPLPRMVAEYRGQPERVRCSPKLPWAYG; encoded by the coding sequence ATGTTATTCTTCGCCTCTTGGGGGCTCGATGGGAGTGGAATCCTGATCCTCGTCACTGGTGGCACGGGCTTCGTAGGTCGTCACCTCGCCGGGCAGTTCGTCGCCGATAATCGTCGCGTCCGGGTGCTGAGCCGCACGCCCAGCCGCCATCAGAATCACGGACGCCAGTTCACAATGATTGTTGACCACGACCGCGACGATCCTCTTCCGCGCATGGTCGCGGAATACCGAGGCCAGCCCGAGCGGGTCAGATGCTCCCCGAAGCTGCCGTGGGCGTACGGCTGA